The Candidatus Bathyarchaeia archaeon genome includes the window GCCCTTCCACCGCCTCAACGGTCACGTCGGACCGAGAGATCCCTGTCCCACCGGTGACGATCAAGACGTCAACGCCCCTCTCCCCTAAGGCTTCCTCTACGCGGGTCCTGATGAGGTTTAAATCGTCGGGGATAAGGCCTCTATCCACAACTCTATGCCCAGCCTGTTTGATTAAGCCCTCTATCCTGTCGCCTGAAGCGTCCTCCACCTTAATTCCCCGGCTACGCTTTTTGTGCTTCGACGTGCTAACCGTTAGGATGGCCACGCCGAGGTTTCCTGGAGCGGCGTTCTTGTGGATTCGAGAGGTTTGGCTCATTTCTCAACCACTTTGCTTTCGACGTAGACCCCCTCGATGCGAGTGTGAGGGTACTGCCCCGCCTCGTCCTTCTCATAAGCCTTCACCATGTCCCAAACCGTTAAAAGGTATATGGAGAGGGCTGTTAACGCCTCCATCTCGACCCCTGTCTTGCCAAGGCTTTTCACCTTCACTCGTGCCGTCAGCGAGGATTCCCCCAGCTCGTATTGTGTCTCCACATGGGTAACCCTCACAGGGTGGCAGAGGGGTATGATTTGAGGCGTGTTCTTAGCCGCCATGATGGCCGCTATAGAGGCTACTGCGCATGGATCACCCTTCTCCACCTCACCCCGCTTAATCCTCTCCACCGTTTCCTTCCTCAGCCTCACCGAGCCCACAGCGGTGGCCTCCCTAACCACTTCACCTTTACCCGTTATATCCACCATTCTAGGAGTTTGCAACTCTCACACCAACCCGGC containing:
- a CDS encoding MogA/MoaB family molybdenum cofactor biosynthesis protein produces the protein MSQTSRIHKNAAPGNLGVAILTVSTSKHKKRSRGIKVEDASGDRIEGLIKQAGHRVVDRGLIPDDLNLIRTRVEEALGERGVDVLIVTGGTGISRSDVTVEAVEGLLEKKLPGFGEIFRQLSYAEMGSPAMLTRASAGVREGKAVFLLPGSPEAVELAVKRLIIPEMAHIVKHAREG
- the moaC gene encoding cyclic pyranopterin monophosphate synthase MoaC, which gives rise to MQTPRMVDITGKGEVVREATAVGSVRLRKETVERIKRGEVEKGDPCAVASIAAIMAAKNTPQIIPLCHPVRVTHVETQYELGESSLTARVKVKSLGKTGVEMEALTALSIYLLTVWDMVKAYEKDEAGQYPHTRIEGVYVESKVVEK